The following DNA comes from Salvia splendens isolate huo1 chromosome 17, SspV2, whole genome shotgun sequence.
AGAtggagaaggaaaaaggaggaaatataggaaaaggaaatgaatacatccctatatatatatatatatatatatatatatatatatatatatatatatatggtcatgatctatggcaaacacctcttaaccatataactagagaacaaataatagccacaagatcaaaaaaaatcaagggctagtattaatttttgaatttaatgagatattagtaccctcaatcacaaatttactccacaataataaggcgggggtataatggtcattgcacatccaaaattagattacatcattggcatttgaaaaagaaaccgctttcttctcttctcctcctcttccttcttctgcaaaATAGTTCTCAGCTCTCCTACCGTCGATTCGTCCGATTGAAGAGGAATTCGATTggaaattatcaatattttcgcGATTCAAGTGACTCTCTTTCCCCGACGAAGGAATCTGCATCGGTGTCTCCAATCATCACTCTTCCAGCGGCCAACAACACCGCCACCGTCaacaaggcggcggcggcgctccggaaggagctcatcgcggtgatcaaggagaagaaggaggcgATGGCCAAGGGCGGGCCGCTCTACGACATCTTGTCGCACATGATCGTGGCATCTGACCCCGAGCGGGAACACACAGATCTATGATATGATTTAGCATGCATTTCCCAATTTAtcttctgtttttcttagttttgatttcctttaattagggaattaacattaggtgataagctatcgttgcaatttttatgatgggatgtagtgtagatgtagtatttgaattttgtgagattttagctatgcgcccctttctgtttcttcttgctctgatctaattacaatatcaatgttgaattgtcctaaaaataatcatgctaagagtgaagagtgaagtaaaatcatgctaagagtgatgtgttttgtaaacaagagtgaagcattATCAtgctaagaatgatgtgttttgtaaacaagagtggagtaaaatcatgctaagagtgatgtgttttgcaaacaagagtgaagtaaaatagcgatgtgttttgcaaacaagagtgaagtaaaatcatgctaagagtgatgtgttttgtaaataacagtgaagtaaaaaatcataataagagtgacgtgttttgtgaacaagagtgaagtaaaatcataataagagtgatgtgttttgtgaataagagtgaagtaaaatcataataagagtgatgtgttttgtaaacaagagtgaagtaaaatcggagtaagagtgatgtgttttgtaaacaagagtgaagtaaaatctgaataagagtgatgtgttttgtaaacaagagtgaagtaaaatcggagtaagagtgatgtgttttgtaaacaagagtgaagtaaaatcggagtaagagtgatgtgttttgtaaacaagagtgaagtaaaatcggagtaagagtgatgtgttttgtaaacaagagtgaagtaaaatcatgctaagagtgatgtgttttgtaaacaagagtgaagtaaaatcataataagagtggtgtgttttgtaaacaagagtgaagtaaaatcagtttaagagtgatgtgttttgtaaacaagagtgaagtaaaatcagaataagagtgatgcgttttgtacataagagtgaagtaaaatcagaataagagtgatgtgttttgttaatttTGGCCTCTTTTGGTCAAAATCTTATAAACTCATCCAATGAATTGTATAAAACCACACAAACTACGAGCCTACCAAAGATAAATTAGCGACAAAGATGAATGCAGAAACATAGGTCATTGTTCAATTAAGACATAAATAAAATCATCGAATGAATTAGGAGTTGCTTTGACAAAGAATGAAATGAGACTTAGTAACACACTCTAGCGAACACTTATTTAACACTCTTGTTTATTTTAACCAAGAATAAAATGTCCTCCGATCACCATCTAAGCAGTAACTCCTTATTTGGTTACACTAATTTGTATTgtcaaatttataattattcaacACTGAAGCTATTGCCACTGAAATTCATCCACAACAtcttgaaaacaaaaaaaataatggcAACTCCAGTGGACAAACTGCGCGTGGAAGCAATTCAAACAGTGGTTCCAACAAAGCCAACAGATCCACGACAATCGCGCAGAATCACGGTTTCACAGAATGCGGGATCGGCGGCGGTGCTGCAGCGGCGCTTCCACCTGTTTCTCTGCTACAACAAGGGCTCCTCCGAGGACTCCGGATGGCTGGTTGCCGGGCAGATTAAAGAGTCTCTCGGAAGAGTCCTGCAGGACTACCCCTTGCTTGCCGGCAAGCTGCGCTGGTGCGACGCTGATTTGGAGATCGTGTGCACTGATTCCGGCACTCGAATGGTGGAGACCAAGGCGGAGATGGCGTTGGCTGGTTTCGTCAAAATGGAGGAAAAGAGAGAGGATGAAGCTGAGCTCGTTTTCTGGGGGTTGTTCTTCAACATACCCCTCAATTCCGAAAATGCCCTTGAGCTAgtatttttaacaaaaatctgaaaatttgtTTAACTTATAAGATTAAATTAGATTAACaaaatgtgtggctgagatttgttctctagttatacacttaatattagttatactttgatcattaccctatatatatatatatatatatatatatatatagttgtgatcaatgtcgaaccaattttaaagaccgaactagagactaaatctgggccattagatctagttttttttatgagatgtgctgctgtgtaaatttttcgttcttcattacaagcccattttacttcattgtataggtttattacttcattccgtacgtaataccttgaaattacaacatgtttttactttcttccagtaggttttgaaatgattcaacatatgtttcatttgaattcattgacctgagtttttactttatttatattaaaaaatataatttattcaagtgcgtttattacttcattcagaaacattattacttcattggataaggtttttacttcattccagtaggacttcaaatgcttctacacatacttcatcccaataatttattacatcattccatgtgtttattacaccatatcagcgttgtggcggtgatgatagatattgtagagagaaagaactgCACGCGACgacgaaaccgcatttacgtactggaatgaagtaataatcctactggaatgaagtaaaaacctactggaatgaagttaaatcttcgtaacatgttagtataacttatttaccttcggatgaattaaaataagctcgtgatgaaggcaaaaataatttataaatttgtgtctctcatccataaaaaactagatctaaaaaccctaatttggtatggttcggtggttcggtctttaagagtggatttgtgaataatgagactctatatatatatatatatatatatatatatatatatatatatatatatatatatatatatatagggatgtattcatttccttttcatatatttcctcctttttccttcttaatatcagccattagattagagaaatggacggtcaagatcaacattgggtaattaatcccgtgttgcattatttgtcctattttgtgcattatgagggtacaatagtaatctaataatggctggaaaccgctaagaataatgcaccacatggtcacgagtaatgcatataattgcctatataatgcacaatatatgaactgcaatgcatacgaacaagatgtgctgtgttatgttgtttgacacacgtttcttgtttcccctaagggtttaataagcttaggtgctagggtatagtacgtagacacgtatgtaatcttcacatggtaacgagtaatggatataattgactatataatgcacaatttttgaactgcaatgcatacgaacaagatgtgctgtgttatgatgtttgacacacgtttcttgtttcccctaagggtttaatgagcttaggggctagggtatagtacgtacgcattaataacaaattataaaacgatacgaataattcaccaaattgtcacgagtaatggatgttattaactatataatgcacaatatgtgaactgcaatgcatacgaataagatgtaccatgttatgatatttgacaacgtttcttgtttcccctaagggtttaataagcttaggggctagggtatagtacgtagacattactaaatgcacatacgtaatcttcaatccgttgattaacccatatacacaatacctctaataatgcataatatactgagataatgacaattaacagctacataatgcactacctaaaccaaataatgcacatacgtatactccaataacaacaatttgttagtaatgtctacgtactataccctagcccctaagcttattaaacccttaggggaaacaagaaacgtgtgtcaaacatcataacatggtacatcttattcgtatgcattgcagttcacatattgtacattatatagttaataacatccattactcgtgacaatttgatgaattattcgtatcgttttataatttgttattaatgcgtacgtactataccctagcccctaagcttattaaacccttaggggaaacaagaaacgtgtgtcaaacatcataacacagcacatcttgttcgtatgcattgcagttcacaaattgtgcattatatagtcaattatat
Coding sequences within:
- the LOC121774466 gene encoding uncharacterized protein LOC121774466, producing the protein MATPVDKLRVEAIQTVVPTKPTDPRQSRRITVSQNAGSAAVLQRRFHLFLCYNKGSSEDSGWLVAGQIKESLGRVLQDYPLLAGKLRWCDADLEIVCTDSGTRMVETKAEMALAGFVKMEEKREDEAELVFWGLFFNIPLNSENALELVFLTKI